One genomic region from Candidatus Poribacteria bacterium encodes:
- a CDS encoding DegT/DnrJ/EryC1/StrS family aminotransferase encodes METKLAINGGEPVVKGSLGKSWPIFDETEENALLETLRSGAWNRREKVDEVGEKFAAFQDAKYGIPLANGTVALQCALKAAGVSAGDEVIVPALTFVATGTSAVCVNAVPVIVDIDPLTYNIAPDAIEKAITPRTRAIIPVHNGGYPADMDAIMEIADRHNLKVIEDCAHAHGSQWRGKGMGSIGHLGAFSFQMGKTLTCGEGGMVLTNDESLAESAGRFAQLNMRMNNFQATLLLSQLERFEEQIETRERNIAYLSKGMEAIDGVHPIPRDARVTRWCFYYWDFRFVSEEFGGISRNRFLEALRAEGVSCGVGAHGEPIYNEGPFGNPELFDQLGLPRKYLGEQAIDYSTLNCPNAEQVYREEVCSFTHAMFLGDTDDMQSILDAFQKIRTHVDEL; translated from the coding sequence ATGGAAACCAAGTTAGCAATCAACGGGGGTGAACCTGTTGTAAAAGGGAGTTTGGGGAAGAGCTGGCCCATTTTTGATGAAACCGAAGAGAACGCACTATTGGAAACCTTGCGGAGCGGTGCGTGGAACCGACGCGAGAAAGTTGATGAAGTCGGTGAGAAGTTCGCGGCGTTTCAGGATGCAAAATACGGGATTCCACTCGCAAACGGGACTGTGGCGTTACAATGCGCCCTAAAGGCTGCAGGCGTTAGTGCGGGCGATGAAGTTATCGTTCCGGCACTCACATTTGTGGCAACCGGAACATCGGCTGTCTGCGTCAATGCCGTGCCGGTGATTGTTGACATTGATCCGCTCACATACAACATCGCACCTGACGCTATTGAAAAAGCGATCACCCCGCGAACACGGGCAATTATTCCGGTGCATAACGGCGGCTATCCCGCCGACATGGACGCGATTATGGAAATTGCTGATAGGCACAACCTCAAAGTGATTGAGGACTGCGCACATGCACACGGTTCACAGTGGCGTGGAAAAGGGATGGGTTCCATCGGACACCTCGGTGCGTTCAGCTTCCAGATGGGAAAGACACTCACCTGTGGTGAAGGTGGAATGGTGCTGACAAATGACGAATCTCTTGCAGAAAGCGCGGGACGCTTCGCGCAGCTGAACATGCGGATGAACAACTTCCAAGCCACACTCTTACTGAGTCAATTGGAGCGGTTTGAAGAACAGATAGAGACGCGCGAACGCAACATAGCCTATCTTTCCAAAGGTATGGAGGCGATAGACGGGGTTCATCCGATTCCGCGCGACGCACGCGTCACGCGATGGTGTTTCTATTATTGGGACTTCCGATTCGTATCTGAGGAGTTCGGTGGTATCTCACGCAATCGGTTTCTGGAGGCACTCCGAGCGGAAGGCGTTTCATGTGGGGTTGGTGCGCACGGCGAACCTATCTATAACGAAGGTCCGTTCGGGAACCCAGAACTGTTCGACCAACTCGGTCTACCCCGCAAATACCTCGGGGAACAAGCGATTGATTACAGCACGCTCAACTGTCCGAATGCAGAGCAGGTCTATCGGGAAGAGGTCTGTAGTTTCACACACGCTATGTTTCTGGGGGATACTGACGATATGCAGTCTATTTTAGATGCGTTTCAGAAGATTCGGACGCATGTTGATGAACTGTAA
- a CDS encoding P1 family peptidase, with product MQSTNQTLTAIEGITVGHVTNTTARTGCTVILCPAGATAGVDVRGAAPGTRETEALRSGRLVQKAYAVLLTGGSAFGLDAAGGVVQYLEEQNVGFPAGSVRVPIVPAAVIFDLSVGDAEVRPDRAMGYQACLNATDAPVAMGAIGAGTGATVGKAPGVTSSPGGVGSACVRLDSGLIVAAIAVVNALGNVVDPTTGEILAGGTENGNFVDITERLLAANNIVRGTNTTIGVVATNATLTPAEVNRVAEMAHDGMARAIRPAHTMFDGDTLFALATGSHTGSSVNTVGILAAEVVAGAIVNAVTA from the coding sequence ATGCAATCAACGAACCAAACCCTCACTGCGATTGAAGGCATTACGGTCGGTCATGTCACGAATACAACTGCTCGGACGGGTTGCACCGTTATCCTCTGCCCAGCAGGTGCAACAGCAGGTGTTGATGTGCGGGGTGCTGCACCCGGCACACGCGAAACAGAAGCACTGCGTTCCGGACGCTTAGTTCAAAAAGCATACGCGGTGTTACTCACAGGCGGAAGTGCTTTTGGCTTAGATGCTGCGGGTGGTGTTGTCCAGTATCTTGAGGAACAAAACGTTGGGTTCCCCGCAGGTTCCGTTCGTGTGCCGATTGTTCCGGCTGCCGTTATTTTCGACTTGAGTGTTGGTGATGCGGAAGTCCGTCCTGATCGAGCAATGGGGTATCAGGCGTGCTTGAATGCTACCGATGCACCTGTGGCGATGGGTGCTATTGGGGCAGGCACGGGTGCAACGGTCGGCAAGGCTCCGGGGGTTACGTCTTCTCCGGGGGGTGTGGGTTCGGCGTGTGTCCGTCTTGATTCCGGGTTGATTGTCGCTGCGATTGCAGTTGTCAACGCACTTGGGAATGTTGTGGATCCGACAACAGGAGAAATCCTCGCAGGCGGGACGGAAAACGGCAATTTCGTGGACATCACTGAACGGCTGTTAGCTGCGAATAATATAGTTCGAGGAACAAACACGACTATTGGCGTTGTGGCGACGAATGCGACGCTTACCCCCGCGGAAGTGAATCGGGTTGCAGAGATGGCGCACGATGGCATGGCGCGTGCGATTCGTCCAGCGCATACGATGTTTGATGGCGACACACTTTTTGCCCTCGCCACGGGATCGCACACTGGGAGCAGCGTGAATACTGTCGGCATTTTGGCTGCGGAAGTCGTCGCAGGGGCGATTGTTAACGCCGTGACTGCCTAA
- a CDS encoding alkaline phosphatase family protein, translated as MKKRVLIIGWDCAAPELVFEAFKDDMPNTRRLMAEGIYGELESTIPPITVPAWMCMMTSRDPGELGVYGFRNRKDYSYDSLTIANSHAVQVPTLWDFLGKAKKKSVVLGVPLTYPARPFQGWMVTSFLTPNRNAHWTFPRRLTREINQVASDYMIDIPNFRTDRRAELEQQLLKMTAERFKLARHLLVSKDWDFFTMVEMGSDRLHHAFWRFWDKTHREYEPNSPFSETMRNYYRTLDAELGKTLACVDDDTTIMVVSDHGAKRMDGGICVNEWLRQHGYLTLKTEPQGITRWSADLVDWKNTKAWGEGGYYARIFINVEGREPHGTVSPQDYESVRDELKAQLEAIVDATGQNINTRVFKPEEVYRECRNIPPDLIVYFGNLFWRSVGSVGYNSIYTYENDTGPDDCNHAETGMFILKNGEQARGQVPPKHLYDIAPTVLKEFSMDIPEAMHGQPI; from the coding sequence ATGAAAAAACGCGTTCTTATTATCGGTTGGGATTGTGCCGCACCCGAACTCGTCTTTGAGGCATTCAAAGACGACATGCCCAACACGCGTCGCCTGATGGCAGAAGGCATCTACGGCGAACTGGAAAGCACGATCCCACCTATTACTGTGCCGGCGTGGATGTGTATGATGACGAGCCGAGACCCGGGTGAACTCGGTGTCTACGGGTTTCGCAATCGCAAGGATTATTCCTACGATTCCCTAACCATCGCCAATTCTCACGCCGTCCAAGTCCCTACCCTCTGGGATTTCTTAGGAAAAGCGAAAAAGAAATCCGTCGTTTTGGGAGTTCCTCTCACCTACCCCGCCAGACCCTTTCAAGGGTGGATGGTCACCAGTTTCCTCACACCCAACCGCAATGCCCACTGGACCTTTCCGAGACGACTGACGCGGGAAATTAATCAAGTCGCCAGCGATTATATGATTGACATCCCCAATTTCCGGACCGATCGGCGTGCCGAATTGGAACAACAACTCCTCAAAATGACCGCCGAACGCTTCAAACTCGCACGCCATCTGCTGGTGTCCAAAGATTGGGATTTCTTCACGATGGTTGAAATGGGGTCTGACCGGCTCCACCACGCTTTCTGGCGGTTTTGGGATAAAACACATCGGGAGTACGAACCGAATTCCCCGTTTTCGGAGACGATGCGGAACTATTATCGCACCCTCGACGCTGAACTCGGAAAAACGTTAGCATGCGTTGATGACGACACTACTATAATGGTCGTCTCTGATCACGGCGCAAAACGGATGGACGGCGGTATCTGTGTCAACGAATGGCTCAGACAGCACGGATATCTGACGCTTAAAACCGAACCACAAGGGATTACAAGGTGGTCGGCAGATTTAGTAGATTGGAAGAACACAAAGGCGTGGGGAGAAGGCGGATATTACGCACGCATCTTTATAAACGTTGAAGGTAGAGAACCCCACGGAACCGTCAGTCCTCAAGATTACGAAAGCGTTCGCGACGAATTGAAGGCGCAACTCGAAGCAATTGTAGATGCGACAGGACAAAACATCAATACGCGTGTTTTCAAACCCGAAGAGGTATATCGGGAATGCCGAAACATTCCACCCGATCTCATCGTCTACTTCGGCAATCTCTTTTGGCGTTCAGTCGGAAGCGTCGGATACAACAGCATCTATACCTATGAGAATGACACCGGTCCCGACGACTGCAACCACGCAGAGACGGGTATGTTTATTCTCAAAAATGGGGAACAAGCGCGTGGACAGGTGCCTCCGAAGCATCTATACGATATTGCCCCAACAGTCCTAAAGGAATTCAGTATGGACATCCCAGAGGCAATGCACGGACAACCGATTTAG
- a CDS encoding phytanoyl-CoA dioxygenase family protein has protein sequence MTDEEKFRFDLTGFLVRPAILARDEIDAIVDQLDRIHHDKESLPPEHRAVPGGPASVLIDHPKVLEVLHEIIGPEVRLESCFSVWREKGRRHGELHGGGPRQADPIFGYRVNNGQIHAGMVRVVFELTDISKNDGATHFIAGSHKSNFPMHPDHMSLEDGKRSPFLMGYECPAGSAIFFTENLCHAGPVWQRETPRVAVLNAYAHLATHWHRLRIPPAVLSALPREKQAYFREPWVADFRTRPATRNTVERFLNNDEPPVNTDHKP, from the coding sequence ATGACTGATGAAGAAAAATTTCGATTTGACTTAACCGGATTCCTCGTGCGTCCCGCGATCCTTGCACGCGATGAAATAGATGCGATCGTTGATCAGCTCGACCGAATACATCACGACAAAGAGTCCTTACCACCGGAACACCGTGCTGTACCCGGTGGACCCGCGAGCGTCTTAATTGATCATCCCAAAGTCCTCGAAGTTCTACACGAAATCATCGGACCCGAGGTCCGGTTAGAGAGCTGCTTCTCTGTCTGGCGTGAAAAAGGACGGCGGCACGGTGAACTCCACGGTGGTGGCCCCAGACAGGCGGATCCGATCTTCGGGTATCGCGTCAACAACGGACAGATCCACGCTGGCATGGTACGCGTCGTCTTTGAACTGACAGATATTTCCAAAAACGATGGGGCGACACACTTTATCGCAGGTAGCCACAAATCCAACTTCCCGATGCATCCCGATCACATGTCCTTAGAGGACGGGAAGCGGAGTCCGTTCCTGATGGGTTACGAATGCCCCGCTGGCAGTGCAATCTTCTTCACGGAGAACCTCTGTCACGCCGGTCCCGTGTGGCAACGGGAGACCCCACGTGTGGCAGTGCTAAACGCTTATGCGCACCTCGCGACCCACTGGCACCGTCTACGGATTCCGCCTGCAGTGCTGTCCGCTTTACCGCGTGAAAAGCAGGCGTACTTCCGTGAACCGTGGGTTGCCGATTTCCGTACGCGTCCGGCAACGAGAAATACCGTTGAGCGGTTCCTTAACAACGACGAACCACCTGTTAATACCGATCACAAACCGTGA
- a CDS encoding sulfatase — protein MENIRKPNLIFVFGDQHRQCDVGCAGNPQVQTPAMDQLAQDGMFFPNTFTNVPICVPARGCLMTGKYPLNHKAVSNDLPLPLTETGIAEIFRDAGYATGYIGKWHLGGMPRDKFITPEMRFGFNDWIGWNCHHNYFNAPYHDSDGNQMQIDGYEPEFQTDKAIEYCRQHVDEPFCLYMSWGPPHNPYEHVPERYKAMYPPEDIQLRPNAVDTPATREDISGYYAHTTALDENLGRLMAALDEMGIAEDTILVYTSDHGDMLGSHGHVRKERPWEESARIPFMIRWPRKIPAGVTRDTLLSLVDFMPSMLSLCDLPIPEAVEGIDLSDAMLGKAIDEPQSVFLGVPLHGSEGFNFGIREWRGVRTHRHTYARHYDGTGWLLYDNDNDPYQLNNLINNEDSQDLRTELEAELQAWLTRVNDPFLPGVEHIRQLGLSELWNISEQRFGGRNPRWA, from the coding sequence ATGGAAAACATACGTAAACCTAATCTCATCTTTGTTTTCGGTGACCAACACCGCCAGTGCGACGTTGGTTGTGCAGGCAACCCGCAAGTACAGACCCCTGCGATGGATCAACTCGCACAAGATGGAATGTTCTTTCCCAACACCTTCACCAACGTCCCGATATGTGTGCCTGCGCGTGGATGCCTCATGACGGGCAAATACCCGTTGAATCACAAAGCCGTCTCCAACGATCTACCACTCCCTTTGACAGAAACCGGCATCGCCGAGATCTTCAGAGACGCAGGGTACGCAACCGGTTATATCGGCAAATGGCATCTCGGTGGCATGCCGAGAGACAAGTTCATTACACCCGAGATGCGGTTCGGTTTCAACGACTGGATCGGATGGAACTGCCACCACAACTATTTCAACGCGCCCTACCACGATTCTGACGGCAATCAGATGCAGATTGACGGCTACGAACCCGAATTCCAGACCGATAAAGCGATTGAATATTGCCGTCAGCACGTTGATGAACCTTTTTGTCTCTACATGAGTTGGGGACCGCCACATAACCCTTATGAGCATGTACCGGAACGCTACAAGGCAATGTATCCACCAGAGGATATCCAGTTACGACCGAACGCCGTAGATACACCCGCGACTCGCGAAGATATTTCTGGCTACTATGCACACACCACTGCCCTTGATGAAAATCTTGGACGTCTGATGGCTGCCCTCGACGAAATGGGTATTGCTGAAGACACAATCCTCGTCTACACGTCCGACCATGGCGATATGCTCGGAAGCCACGGACACGTCAGAAAAGAGCGTCCATGGGAGGAATCCGCCCGCATTCCTTTTATGATCCGTTGGCCCCGTAAAATCCCTGCAGGCGTTACCCGCGACACCTTGCTCAGCCTCGTCGATTTCATGCCGTCAATGCTTTCTCTGTGTGACCTACCGATTCCAGAAGCGGTCGAAGGTATTGACCTCTCGGACGCAATGCTCGGTAAGGCAATTGACGAACCGCAGTCTGTGTTCCTTGGTGTCCCATTGCACGGAAGCGAAGGTTTTAACTTCGGCATTCGCGAGTGGCGCGGGGTCCGAACGCATCGCCACACCTACGCACGCCATTACGACGGAACGGGATGGCTCCTCTACGATAACGACAATGACCCGTATCAGTTGAACAACCTCATTAACAACGAAGATTCACAAGACCTTCGGACAGAACTTGAAGCCGAACTTCAAGCGTGGCTCACTCGGGTAAACGATCCATTCTTGCCGGGAGTGGAACACATCCGACAACTCGGCTTATCGGAGTTGTGGAACATTAGCGAACAACGGTTTGGTGGAAGAAACCCACGCTGGGCATAA
- a CDS encoding GNAT family N-acetyltransferase, with the protein MYTIEPLTHRNQDEWDAIIQQCSNTTAFQSLAWRNALDSAFKQLTPVYLLIKEADSVIGGIPAFVFQPIPGIRLWQSMPWNLSGGIHLMNSVDVNPETLVRSIETAALKNGWCEIRWTLTPEHTATYGSYFTKAGYECTHHFTHLLKTSEDVDTLWHAYNKRVRGAVRKAEKSGVEVTDTNSEAALSTFYEMYLMTVRRLGGTPKPRSLMQVLLQQKVAKLAVATYRGTIIAGLLYLRFNKTVTLWCEASVPAFLKYRPNNAIFHYIITQTCHEKDEWVDFGASPRENKGLIAHKEQYRAVRTDFASYTKVISPLKRRLWTQSEGTLRQIYTWMQA; encoded by the coding sequence GTGTACACGATAGAACCTCTTACCCATCGGAATCAGGACGAGTGGGACGCGATTATACAGCAGTGTTCAAATACGACTGCCTTCCAAAGCCTTGCGTGGCGAAATGCATTAGATAGTGCCTTCAAACAACTCACACCGGTCTATCTGCTCATCAAAGAAGCAGATTCCGTGATAGGCGGAATACCCGCGTTTGTATTTCAACCAATACCGGGTATCCGTCTCTGGCAGTCGATGCCGTGGAACCTGTCCGGAGGCATCCATCTGATGAATTCAGTAGATGTGAACCCTGAGACACTCGTAAGGTCGATTGAGACAGCAGCACTGAAGAACGGATGGTGTGAGATTCGCTGGACGCTAACGCCAGAACACACCGCAACTTATGGGAGTTATTTCACCAAGGCAGGCTACGAGTGTACACACCACTTCACGCATCTCTTGAAAACGAGCGAGGATGTTGATACCCTCTGGCACGCCTACAACAAGCGGGTGCGAGGCGCGGTCCGAAAGGCAGAAAAATCTGGTGTCGAGGTTACGGATACGAACAGCGAAGCGGCGTTATCCACATTCTACGAAATGTATCTCATGACCGTCCGACGGTTAGGCGGAACGCCGAAGCCGCGTTCGCTTATGCAGGTGCTGCTCCAGCAAAAAGTCGCTAAACTCGCTGTTGCCACGTATCGCGGAACGATTATCGCAGGACTGCTCTACTTGCGCTTCAACAAGACTGTGACGTTGTGGTGTGAGGCATCCGTGCCAGCATTCTTGAAATACCGTCCGAATAATGCAATTTTTCACTATATCATCACACAGACGTGCCATGAAAAGGACGAGTGGGTAGATTTCGGCGCATCGCCACGAGAAAATAAAGGACTCATTGCGCACAAGGAACAGTATCGTGCTGTTCGGACAGATTTCGCCAGCTATACAAAGGTAATTTCTCCGCTGAAGCGGCGACTGTGGACCCAAAGTGAAGGCACACTTCGCCAAATTTACACATGGATGCAAGCGTAG
- a CDS encoding mannonate dehydratase, with translation MKISVWDGGLSESYLKQVTQLGADCIDFGSGNAFPGVDEQGYPDLYEVLKIKKRIRAWGLDINRVTLPNITEKFMTGQPDGEKELENTCNALRVFAEAGVPIARQRFWGDTFDYLMTRYSSVHRGGYTSRGESRAATKNPPPTPTMEALDEWWKRFSEIYGALVPIADELDIKLAIHPSDVPNPDTPLGGLGFHRVIDAFPSRNVGYLYCCGTRAEAGGSAIVLDELNNYGRKGRIFMVHLRNVRGSLATAGAFEEVLLDDGDMNVFKIIQELQKVGFDGCINADHIPKLEGDVGLAYSVGYIKALFAALVA, from the coding sequence ATGAAAATTTCAGTCTGGGATGGTGGACTTTCAGAGAGCTACCTCAAACAGGTCACACAACTCGGTGCAGATTGCATCGACTTCGGAAGCGGAAACGCTTTCCCTGGGGTCGACGAACAGGGGTACCCCGACTTATATGAGGTTCTGAAAATCAAAAAACGGATACGCGCGTGGGGTCTCGACATCAATCGCGTGACGCTTCCGAATATCACAGAAAAATTTATGACCGGACAACCCGACGGCGAAAAAGAACTCGAAAACACGTGCAACGCGCTGCGAGTCTTCGCTGAAGCGGGAGTGCCTATCGCACGCCAGCGGTTCTGGGGAGATACGTTCGATTATCTCATGACGCGCTATTCCTCGGTTCACAGAGGCGGTTATACGTCCCGCGGTGAGAGCCGTGCTGCGACCAAAAACCCGCCGCCGACACCCACAATGGAGGCACTTGACGAATGGTGGAAACGGTTCAGTGAAATCTACGGCGCGCTCGTTCCTATCGCCGATGAACTTGACATCAAACTCGCTATCCATCCATCAGACGTACCGAACCCAGACACGCCGTTAGGGGGTCTCGGTTTTCATCGTGTTATCGATGCCTTCCCAAGCAGAAATGTCGGCTATCTTTACTGCTGTGGTACCCGCGCTGAAGCCGGAGGCAGTGCCATCGTCCTCGACGAACTCAACAACTACGGACGCAAAGGACGCATCTTCATGGTTCACTTGCGGAACGTCCGTGGCAGTCTCGCAACAGCCGGTGCGTTTGAGGAAGTCCTCCTTGATGACGGCGATATGAACGTCTTCAAAATCATCCAAGAACTCCAAAAGGTCGGGTTCGACGGATGCATCAATGCCGATCATATTCCGAAATTAGAAGGTGATGTCGGATTAGCCTATTCCGTCGGCTACATCAAGGCACTCTTCGCCGCATTGGTGGCATAA
- a CDS encoding Gfo/Idh/MocA family oxidoreductase, whose product METIGVGVIGCGGMGRSLATSAHAVEGIEVICVSDLQETLAEKLSADLNASYTLDYHELLANDRIQAVLIASPPFMHARMAVDAANAGKHVFSEKPMAPTLPDCDAMLAAAEDNSVKLTIGLVCRYHATHSKVREIVQSGELGAPVCMMVHRIGGPWRGGGSYVPWRLERAKSGGSLMEINAHEIDFMRWTCGDVNAVYAAGGQYVQKESDYPDVVLASLNFESGAVGLLHSSHVSAVGGYGGRVDCEGGSIYFPQTWGSDATIQIKPFEGEGRQIKISDIEVPPPVQEEIRVFVDAIRNDTPPPITGLDGRAAVEIALAAYQSVESGRPVPLPL is encoded by the coding sequence ATGGAAACAATTGGAGTTGGTGTTATCGGTTGCGGCGGTATGGGCAGAAGCCTCGCTACCAGCGCACACGCCGTCGAAGGGATAGAGGTTATCTGCGTCAGCGATCTGCAAGAAACCTTGGCAGAAAAACTATCTGCAGACCTCAATGCATCCTACACGTTGGATTACCACGAACTACTTGCCAATGATCGGATTCAAGCAGTGCTGATAGCGTCGCCACCTTTTATGCACGCACGGATGGCAGTCGATGCCGCGAATGCTGGCAAACACGTCTTTTCCGAGAAACCGATGGCACCGACGCTTCCCGATTGCGACGCGATGCTCGCCGCTGCGGAAGATAACAGTGTCAAACTCACGATCGGCTTGGTGTGTCGTTATCACGCGACGCATTCCAAAGTGCGTGAGATTGTCCAAAGCGGTGAACTCGGCGCGCCTGTCTGTATGATGGTACATCGGATCGGAGGACCCTGGCGTGGCGGCGGAAGCTATGTTCCGTGGCGATTAGAACGCGCAAAGTCCGGTGGAAGTCTCATGGAAATCAATGCCCATGAAATCGACTTCATGCGCTGGACCTGTGGTGATGTTAACGCCGTCTATGCCGCGGGGGGGCAGTACGTCCAGAAAGAGAGCGATTATCCCGACGTTGTACTGGCTTCCTTGAATTTTGAAAGCGGCGCGGTAGGTCTGCTCCATTCCAGTCACGTTTCCGCGGTTGGTGGATACGGCGGCCGTGTCGATTGCGAAGGCGGTTCCATCTATTTCCCACAGACTTGGGGGAGTGATGCAACTATCCAGATCAAACCCTTTGAAGGTGAAGGACGACAGATCAAAATTTCAGACATTGAAGTGCCACCACCCGTTCAAGAGGAGATTCGTGTCTTTGTGGATGCAATCCGCAACGATACACCACCGCCGATCACAGGGTTAGACGGTCGCGCCGCAGTCGAAATCGCATTAGCAGCATACCAATCCGTTGAGAGCGGACGACCCGTTCCATTGCCTCTTTAA
- a CDS encoding LamG domain-containing protein has translation MFGKDSTRYQQRYFVNVLRFFTITCLLLTCFVWNVQPVDAIIGAVEDGLVAYWTFDKDTVKIKTEAVDLLSGLAAAVHGDPELAPASDCKVGECILFDGSVDRFLVEDSTPPTIDRDWEEISLECWVYINALDDSWNRIISLDDMPSNTAVASLYYDDDDNQHGFFIRAGGQSTQAAKDNVLEDIPLEEWLHLTGTYDGSTVHYYVNGKLEKKYAMKGGKLPKGGLLLGIGDRSDGCDCDTIQGYIDEFRIYDRVLTSAEVENNMKATGLDVSPSADHLSVTWGHIKARRR, from the coding sequence ATGTTTGGAAAAGATAGCACCCGTTACCAACAGAGATATTTTGTAAACGTCCTGCGATTTTTCACAATAACCTGCCTCCTGCTAACCTGCTTCGTGTGGAATGTACAACCTGTTGACGCGATTATCGGGGCAGTCGAGGACGGTTTAGTCGCTTACTGGACTTTTGACAAGGACACCGTAAAGATAAAAACAGAAGCAGTAGATCTCTTATCAGGATTAGCTGCCGCTGTCCACGGGGACCCCGAACTCGCACCCGCTTCGGATTGCAAAGTCGGCGAGTGTATCCTTTTCGATGGGAGTGTCGACCGATTCCTCGTAGAAGATTCAACACCACCCACAATTGATCGCGATTGGGAAGAAATTAGCCTTGAGTGCTGGGTCTATATCAACGCCTTAGATGATAGTTGGAACCGAATTATCTCACTCGACGACATGCCTTCCAATACCGCAGTGGCAAGCCTCTATTATGATGACGATGACAACCAGCACGGCTTTTTCATTCGGGCAGGTGGTCAGTCAACACAAGCCGCAAAAGACAACGTGTTGGAAGACATTCCGCTTGAGGAATGGTTGCACCTCACTGGCACCTACGACGGTTCAACCGTTCACTACTACGTAAATGGGAAATTAGAGAAAAAGTACGCCATGAAGGGTGGGAAACTTCCCAAAGGTGGACTGCTTCTCGGTATCGGCGACCGCTCTGATGGCTGCGATTGCGATACGATTCAGGGATACATCGATGAATTCCGTATCTACGACCGAGTCCTGACTTCAGCAGAGGTCGAAAACAACATGAAAGCGACCGGACTCGATGTGAGTCCTTCTGCAGACCATCTCAGCGTCACATGGGGACATATAAAGGCGAGACGGAGATAG